In Metopolophium dirhodum isolate CAU chromosome 5, ASM1992520v1, whole genome shotgun sequence, the sequence TCCACCATCACCGCCAGCTAATCTCATCGATTGTAGTAATTTAACTATCGATTTCGCGGCTCGtaagtttttaaacattggACTAGACCCTACCGATGAATTCAATACcaggatacatattataactgttgaaatatacaattaatattagtattcaaaccATGTAAACACACGTGCGTGTACAATGTCGTTTTCTAATAGATACTTATGCAGCTACGATATAGCTGTGTAACACCTTTACTAtcgctttctatattatatacggatacGGGATGGCCTCGATTGTTCATATAAATAGGGCCtttgatgtatgtaataatcACTTGCACAGACGCTGTCATACCGAGTGTACGCGGTGTGTGCGTGTAGTCACAGTTTAattgtccagttgtacgttattatacattatacttatacataatcatattgtcgtgttattacttattatattaatgctaacATCATTAGTCCGTCAAGCTCCACTTTCAACAATAACAGCTTCACGTTATGTAAATATTCCTGTCGACTTTCTAAATCGAATATTCAGACTTATGGGAAACATTCTATCGTTCATACTCGATCGAccagaaaaatataaacgaaaattatttttggagaCAGGCTCAATTTCATTATCTAGTATGGTGTATCAATCGGAGAATACACTCGTTATAGAATCAAAAATTCAAGACGGTTGTCGTGTTTTGTTAAATCGTACCGACCTATTACTCTTGCAAGATTTAGAATCTACCATTTCTGAGATCATCGAtagaaaatctattataattaaaccaaTTGTAATACATCAAATTTATCTAATCGCGTCATTCTTAAAATCAAACTCGATGTTAAAACACTCGACACTCAAAATAATGAGAAACCGTGTGAGAAACGTCAATAATGATTTCATTTCAATACACGTTATTGGTGAGAACGACTACATTTTCACAAgtcagttaaaattatatgcaacTGATTGTACCGTTCAAAAATGgatggaaaaattggaaaaagatgaggtacgaatatattatattatcattattatgttatgttaataaatttaatttgtacagGGATACAATGGTCAGTGTTTATTAGTTTATTCTCCGCCATCGTTTAACAGTTTATATGGACAGGtaataaacagtttttaaatttaacccacaaaacatattttaattttaaatatttttaggaaaATCTGCCATTAATCTCGCCCTTATCTCCACCGGCACAAGAGAGCCACGTCGAAAACATGGAGTATTCTCTACCCACACAGGAGAGCCCCGTCGAAAACATGCAGTATTCTCTACCCACACAGGAGAGCCCCGTCGAAAACATGCAGTATTCTCTACCCACACAGGAGAGCTTCACCGAAAACGATGGACCATTTGGACCacagtatatatataactaattttatttgtactattgtaatttttgtgtaaaataaaaaaacaaccgtgatatttaaaaaacaagtctttttatttattagtcataaggttttattatataaggttacaatatatatatatatatatatatatataatacattcatattatatatttgaaacaaaaaaaaatatataatgtacatttttataattttctaacatCACCACTAAacgggttataagttataatttggtCATGTAATATTAAGCAATATGCTGCAGTCTTTTCTGGTATAACTGTATCCgtttcaaattcaatacgtaGATCTACGGTCGACGACTTTACATTGTCGTTTTGACGTGATAAATCGACAACGATGATTGGAACATAGTTTTGATAATAATGGTTCGCAATAGTCTCTCTCATAATAcgatttttgaaaatctgtaTAGGCCTTATACAAAATactagttgtattatttttaaaatcagcaGCATCGATAGGTTTATTTACTTTCCCCTCGATGTAAATATAACTTTCACACGGTAAAGTGTATGAatccatatttaaaatacttatcctGATTTCATCGTTATTTGATAAAGACATGTTTGAGTACGGGGTGAACGAATGATAATccatttgtgttattttacactCGTCGACATAGTCGGCCGTAACGTCTAAATACGAGTCATCCATGATTAAACTTGCAACGAAcggagaaaatttaaatttgtaccaggaccacaatattgataacctagagagaaatattattattataactaatattatatacgcatttTATGATCTCACCAGGTACGTGAAGCTctaatggtaatttatttataagcgtGTTGATAAGACCAGCGCCTTTATTGTTGTACCTCCTCCGAGCGAGTGACATCGTGTACTGATCAAGTTTACTGTGTtacatagatatttatttaaaaaatgaaattcctTAAACAAGATATACAACTCACAGTTGAAAATGTGGACCCACCTACTTCGTATAAAAAACAAAGACATGGAACGCTTCTACTTAATACGATAAGATCACTTATCGTAGGTCCTTCGGGTTGTgggaaaactaatttaatattcacattattaaCACATATAAACGGTGTACGATTTAACAACGTTTACATATATTCGAAAACATTGGATCAaccgaaatataaattattgagtgaTATTTTATCAGACATTGctgaaatacaattattcacgTTCTACGAAAACGATCAAGTTATTGAACCTGAAAAAGCTTTACCAAACTCTGTGTTTATTTTCGACGATATTATAACTGAAAACCAAAAGATTGCTAGAACTTACTTTTCCAGAGGTCGACATAATTTAATAGATGTTTTCTATTTAGCTCAGAGTTATTCAAAAGTGCCTAAACAACTTTTGCGCGACAACgctaattttattgtactatttaatcaagatgatacaaatttaaagcACGTTTACATGGAACATTGCTCTGGTGATATGTCATATACAGAGTTTAAAGACTTTTGTACTTCATGCTGGCGTAAAGGGAGATTTAAGTTTATCGTCATAAACAAAGACTGTGAACGTGATAATGGACGATATCGTTACGGATTCGATACGTTCGTCGTTATATAAACTggtgttttttataaaaacacttCATTCATAAATATGTCACCTAACGACGAAGTACTCGGTGAATTAATTAAAgccaaagaaaatattaaacgcaAGTACACTGCATTAAAACACAGAAAAGCTGATATTCATTCAATAGTAACAGAAACATTAAAGCCGATTATCGAACCATTAAACGATATTCATAATTCGACATCACAACCTCGGGACATAAGTGTTTgaaatattgaagaaaataatacagaaaataatacagaaaattctagagtttttaaaataaacgagTTGTTGGATTCATACAGCATAGACAAAACGTACGGTCCTAAATTACGATCGAACGGGGACGCatatttgggtaaaaaagaaattaaacttgacggaaatacattaattattgaagATATATCATACCCGTTAACACAAGGGCTTGTTAGTTTAATAATCTCGAAAACTCCGAAAATCTATACCACAGACAACCTAGACGCGTATAAGCGCATATTAATTCAGACATCAGCACATTTGACATCagacgagaaaaaaattaaaaaaggtggaaatAAATTCACTATCAATCAAACCATTGTTCCCAACTGGTAGTGGGTTATCTatgaaactacaaaataaaagtatagtGTACTGGAATGATCCTAATGAGCTAGTCGATCGTTTACGACTACTTTTAGCTTCTCAAGCTGCTGGTAATACAGGGCTTTCCAACGAAATACTTTCAATTTATGAAGAATTGTATGAAGCGGGTTTGATAAAACGAATTCCAAATGTCTAAACGTGACATCGCTTTCGAACTACACAAACCAGCCAGAAAAAATTATACGAGGCGAAGAGTTAATGTGTATGGAAAAAACGATCTATGGCAGGCCGACTTGGTCGAAATGATTCCTTATTCAAAGATTAATGGTGGTTACAAATATTTCCTGGTTGTAATTGATGCATTTACAAAACTTTCTTGGGCGAAACCGTTAAAGAGTAAATCAGGGAAAGAGGTTACTAGCGCTATGGCTACAATATTACTTGATCGGTCACCAAAACTTTTACAAGTTGATAACGGAAAAGAATTTTACAATACGACATTCGACGCGTTGatgaagaaacataatatacataataaatattccaCGTATAGTACAACGAAAGCGTGCATAGCAGAACGCCTGAACAGGACAATTAAAGGAAAAATGTATAGAGAGTTCACTGCACGAGGATCTCATGAATGGGTTTCCATTTTACAATCTCTGattaacgaatataataattcaaaacatagAACAATAGGTATGACGCCTATACAAGCTGATGCAAATCCTTCTTCAGTGAAATTAAAGCAacgtcaaattaaaaatgtaaagattaAATTTAACATCGGTGATAATGTAAGGATAAGCACGTATAAAGGGGTATTTGCAAAAGGTTACTTACCGAGCTGGTCCAcaggaatatttaaaattataaaaataaataaaacttttcctactacttatcaactacaagatTATACTGGAAAACCGATTGCAGGCTGTTTCTACTCTGAGGAAATTCAGAAAACCATTTACCCAAATGATTATTTAGTCGAAAAAATTATTCGTAAGAAGGGAAaccaaatgtttgtaaaatggtTAGGGTTCGATAATACACACAATAGTTGGATAAATACGATAGACATTAGAAAATAGTGTCAGTCGAGCTATAGGCATGGACGtgttcggttaggttaggttaagttctCAGGCTGgtgaaacaaataaatttgtGACAAATCTTGAAAAGACAATCAAATCGTTTTCGTCTAAATTGGATAAAATCGAACATTTacttgaagaaaatcaaaaatccgTTAATATACAACAAGAACAAACAAAAAAGTTAGAATTAACGTGCATAGAGATTACAGAGCATATGACAAGAGGAGAAGTATCATCACAATATATCAAAGAAACTATAAgcgagattaaaaaaataattccagCTATACTGAGCCGTCTTAACACTATAGAAACTTACTATAAAGACAAGCCATAATGTCTTCAGCTATCATCGATATACAATGTGTTCTTGGAAtggataataaatacaatatgattaAAGAAATGTCTATTGTAGACACAGAATCATGGGCAAGCCAacattggatttttaaaaattctaaatctaAGCAGGACAATAAGAGTCGAACAACTAATAAGTGGTTGGAACGTAACTATCATAATCTATCAATAGAATATGGTGATGTCGAGTATGAAGAACTAAGTAGAATATTGAATTCCTTAAAGTTTAGAAACATTTACGTAAAAGGGGAGCAGaaaaaacaacttattatagaatttataccACACGTCgtaattattaacattgaaGATATAGGATGCCCTCGATTAGATCAAATATGTGATGAAGAAACTTTGCCATGTTGCATTTTTCATATGGGGATTAACCCTaaacaatgtacattttataaagtatttagtCTAAGAAGAtggtttgtaaataattgttgaaatgttttgtaaataaatatcaaatttatttttattactaaagaGTTCTTTCTTTCTTTATCCTAACCTATCCTAACTTAATATCTACCTACAATATCTAGAGGGATACTTTAcaagatagaaaaaaataatatccctgtagatattttacaaaaatgaaataactacAAAGGTATTTTACAATTCAATatctattttagaataaaaaaccaTCTGTCCAGCTCTAGAAGTTGTATTTATTCATCTTGCTAAGCTAGTGTATCGGGTTCcctataaaattcataaatattataagtagaatattataagtagaataaaattatttttaactcacTCTGTGGAGTAGTGTTCGTGAGCTAGGGTATGTATTTTATCCTCGAGTATAATCCTCTTGTCATCGAAACTATTATAAGTGACTTTGTTTGATTTAATGGTCTTCAATTGATGTTTGAATGAACGGATAGAGACATTTTCTGTCTTCATATTCAAGGTTGCATCTCCAAACAGACAGCGATAATGATCGTCGAAGTTCATGTGGTTTTTCACTACATGTCCTCGGATTCCTTTCACCCGGATCTTCTCCTTACCATTGATCTTATATGCATAAGACTTTGAACGTAGTGCACAAAAATCTGTCATAACCTCTGAATTAGTCTCATCGGAAAGCAGACACGGAATTTTCTTTCGTTCGGCAATGTAACACGGATGGTCTCGTGGTAAGTCTGATGTATCCATTCGATCGAGTAAATTGGAATTATTTTCCAAGTCTTTGTAAAAATCATCGGTCTGGATATAGTATACCagtgaatctaaaataacattataaattaacatatgaaaattagtttaatttgaaaacatttacatGTATCAGTATACATGAGCTCAATTTTATTTCCATAATGAGCTTGCATAACGTTGTAATGATAATCATACATAACGGTCTTAGAAATTTCCAATACTGCAAAacctattgaaaattaaaaaatattaaaatatggttgataatagtaaattaattgtatatatttacctatatatattggctAGCAAAACTTGATAATTTCATTTTCTAATGATATAGCATTCAGAGTTTCATTGTATGTAAGGCAGTGTTTGAATGTTGTAAGGTTTATAAGTTTTTCAGACGTTTTTCACTACAAACAAGCTCCATTTTAATTCGATGTCTTAA encodes:
- the LOC132945722 gene encoding uncharacterized protein LOC132945722, whose amino-acid sequence is MLKHSTLKIMRNRVRNVNNDFISIHVIGENDYIFTSQLKLYATDCTVQKWMEKLEKDEGYNGQCLLVYSPPSFNSLYGQENLPLISPLSPPAQESHVENMDPVENMQYSLPTQESFTENDGPFGPQYIYN